A stretch of Lachancea thermotolerans CBS 6340 chromosome D complete sequence DNA encodes these proteins:
- the HIR3 gene encoding Hir3p (similar to uniprot|P47171 Saccharomyces cerevisiae YJR140C HIR3 Transcriptional corepressor), with product MSLFTALNFTPDDALQEAEQHSRELQVEESSKIYQSALLHLKAKRFEQAEEKFKELFNIDVIKPDKWGLYKYSSPTLNSLRYLAYRNRGVFYYQFLQEKHENMSSQDIVEYTLKVAENLLDAIQHSNCDAAVAKLLISIFKSFRSVKLQRYTLEYELLKECGSTTALKRKKTVLPEVRDFIHRYVELLRSSEDTGSLESDFIVHLKCLLKSSSPLSLELPPFLSRIQTMKLEDDLALREENEVSVVVNELSWEAVAEAVVSTLPKYKFSNFFSKISDPYNEAEEPIEKFKFVLNDLHNEVEVDVEEEHSEHGEQANLITEDDTKNVTAPEDTPGQEGINQKRPLDAAEVNKPLQRMSKRFKEKPQVASDARIMDNHEKFLQVINDVALSTGYDLILTTDKLAPQDVPKEAPYFNAISDLYDCISSWTNKHSEFLNQTDTKNSKSSSTDVESTLQLNALIRTSVLAGDNAPIESLTDLPADDIQSFINRINKDSYHFQEVRLMLLDSLLSTDTDGRCLIIDTFWSPVLFKTVEFLVMSVETNLFNMIGNAKSGLGSLGLSAYEILINMLGNIYSNISTKKLQGQKVNELETQKNKLERKISRWTLLLEELNFDDERSFYRFLWAKFCSLQYSTDITDGKLVLNLQEIESKIGKNGSRINVPYSNYSTIPHLNLKAVQSQLSRLKIIQKLTSIDVDVPQEDNDVATKQQMELIRKALVSDEYMNPETSSEEELSMESFLRNSPFLLKVKLWRLLVSFYSQRDKAIAQAVYFKILRILYERLCSDEYGAQSQLQRQQTLLLTISCIGSFTRGFVEMVQGIHSNSSKDNNATKTNLHTLFKILRILYPIVFFESLCQKDSNLKSFFRKAVKSSTKLKSVFTDTITSIIYMCSLLEREQTKISSLVEVAHEILGSFDFCDASEGSFLHFAEQLLCKQNNEGSFNQIKQLLWCQYHLLIGGDSSAIEQHNTKGQVMTQDSAVALGKFLINSHYGDRNPLSVSGNKTNLKQTLDSIIQVVGDVDISANYILSRNEFFLEQYLKSVITANTFRKAYAGKLSLQLVKPNDKLQGVADLGLFFVASIQALNLYKARKKATQARPSELDSVISTLKTDILYNTERFESWMLLGKCYSYIVEDDLIWTSDKLATSEKRKGTTSIQRKAILCYLMALGLAMRSKGKFPTSSQVSDYQDILKELFETLSEEILNGYLKPMEASCFQWEPPTSVKLTVEGELAAAQFYATQTVSDFNIQQAILTGFSKAIKIEASHLASKNRPKNWKNLYYTAKIIFKRCAEEYKTDGLNILLQACSVCDDATSSKELILEPHYFLTVSCFKLVKGGFMTPQQALLSLQKNNSIFQKDDDFWLLTSAEASEEARHNFCCKIVALLRALIAMDKMKWHHRPRYRIARILYEEMHDLDGAISEMDELMFLKSSNKSLVNIWKPKYERPGKHFIYTFQYVIFYLDLLFCRNDYSSIALVAKKLKRFGPGMVNVATAADRAMRLFCQSVQDTFGVNEKLALDKTLPSLNYQQFLRYSDLLFQSFDKTKYDSKVLDTLVHALQLKKGNNGYDGICLALYFTFIYLPWASQKEVQDKSQTSDPNMNNKAIEPTQEPPNGLVKGKASTNRKRVSKKDAFDKISALVEKRIT from the coding sequence ATGTCGCTGTTCACAGCACTCAACTTCACACCTGACGATGCCTTacaagaagcagagcaacACTCCCGGGAACTCCAAGTGGAGGAGAGTTCCAAAATTTACCAAAGCGCCCTTCTTCATCTAAAAGCTAAGAGGTTCGAGCAAGCAgaagagaagttcaaagagctaTTCAATATAGATGTAATAAAGCCTGACAAATGGGGACTTTACAAATACTCAAGCCCTACACTGAATTCTCTACGCTATCTGGCCTACCGAAATCGAGGGGTTTTCTATTATCAGTTTTTACAGGAAAAGCACGAAAACATGTCATCTCAAGACATAGTTGAGTATACCTTGAAAGTTGCAGAAAACCTTCTGGATGCAATTCAACACAGTAATTGCGACGCGGCTGTGGCCAAGCTCTTAATTTCCATAttcaagagcttcaggagCGTAAAGTTACAACGCTACACGCTAGAATACGAACTCTTAAAAGAGTGTGGCTCAACAACTGCTCTCAAAAGGAAGAAAACAGTTTTACCCGAGGTTCGAGATTTCATTCACCGGTATGTGGAGCTTTTGAGGAGTTCAGAGGACACAGGGTCCCTTGAATCTGACTTTATAGTTCACCTAAAGTGCTTATTAAAAAGCAGTAGCCCGCTGTCGTTAGAGCTACCGCCTTTTTTGTCTCGCATACAGACCATGAAACTGGAAGACGACTTGGCTTTGAGAGAAGAAAACGAAGTGAGCGTAGTAGTGAATGAACTCAGCTGGGAAGCGGTTGCTGAGGCTGTTGTTTCCACACTCCCCAAATATAAGttctccaacttttttAGTAAAATATCGGACCCCTACAacgaagctgaagaacctATTGAGAAGTTTAAATTTGTTTTGAACGACCTGCATAATGAAGTGGAAGTTGAcgtagaagaagaacactCGGAACACGGAGAACAAGCTAATCTAATTACAGAAGATGACACAAAAAATGTTACTGCTCCAGAAGACACCCCCGGACAAGAGGGGATTAATCAGAAACGGCCTCTAGACGCGGCTGAGGTTAATAAGCCACTACAGAGGATGAGCAAGCGTTTCAAGGAGAAGCCACAGGTTGCCAGCGACGCAAGGATCATGGACAATCACgaaaaatttcttcaagtgaTAAATGATGTTGCACTGAGTACAGGCTATGACCTGATACTAACCACTGATAAACTAGCTCCTCAGGATGTTCCGAAAGAGGCACCATATTTCAATGCAATATCCGATCTATATGACTGCATAAGCTCCTGGACAAATAAGCACAGCGAGTTCCTAAACCAAACAGATACAAAAAACtccaaaagttcaagcacCGATGTTGAAAGCACATTACAGCTGAATGCTCTTATCAGGACAAGTGTTCTAGCGGGCGATAACGCTCCTATTGAGTCTTTAACCGACTTGCCTGCCGACGATATTCAAAGTTTTATTAATCGCATTAACAAAGACAGTTATCACTTTCAAGAGGTCAGATTGATGCTTCTCGACTCACTCTTGTCGACTGATACGGACGGCCGGTGTCTTATTATAGACACTTTCTGGAGCCCtgtccttttcaaaactgtggAATTTCTAGTAATGAGTGTTGAAACAAACTTGTTCAACATGATCGGCAACGCGAAGTCAGGACTAGGCAGCTTGGGGCTCTCGGCATATGAAATTCTCATTAATATGCTGGGAAACATCTACAGCAACATAAGCacgaagaagctgcaaggccaaaaagtcaACGAATTGGAAACGCAAAAGAACAAACTCGAAAGAAAAATAAGCCGATGGACgcttcttctggaagaattgaattttgatgatgaacGATCGTTTTATCGTTTTCTTTGGGCCAAGTTTTGCTCACTTCAATATTCTACTGACATCACTGATGGTAAGTTGGTCCTCAACCTTCAGGAAATTGAATCTAAAATAGGGAAAAACGGGTCACGAATCAACGTTCCGTACTCTAACTACTCCACAATTCCTCATCTCAATCTTAAAGCGGTACAAAGTCAGCTATCTAGGTTGAAAattatccaaaaactcacATCTATTGACGTGGATGTTCCCCAAGAAGACAACGATGTAGCCACAAAACAGCAAATGGAACTGATTAGAAAGGCCTTGGTTTCAGACGAATACATGAATCCTGAAACGTCCtcggaagaagaactttcgatggaaagctttttgcGGAATTCACCCTTCTTGCTCAAAGTTAAGCTTTGGCGGCTACTGGTATCGTTCTACTCGCAGAGAGACAAGGCAATTGCGCAAGCAGTTTacttcaaaattcttcGCATACTTTATGAAAGGCTTTGCTCGGATGAATATGGGGCACAATCACAATTGCAGAGACAACAAACGCTTTTACTTACTATAAGCTGTATCGGAAGCTTTACCAGGGGATTTGTGGAAATGGTTCAAGGCATCCACAGCAATAGTTCTAAAGACAACAATGCCACAAAAACCAACCTTCATACTTTGTTCAAGATTCTGAGGATTCTTTATCCCATTGTCTTTTTTGAGAGTCTCTGTCAGAAAGACTCAAACCTCAAGTCTTTCTTTCGTAAAGCTGTGAAGTCGTCTACAAAACTGAAGAGTGTTTTTACTGACACAATCACTTCCATAATATACATGTGCAGCTTACTGGAGCGGgaacaaacaaaaatttcaagcttggTAGAAGTTGCACATGAAATACTGGGAAGCTTCGACTTTTGTGACGCATCGGAGGGCTCCTTTCTTCACTTTGCAGAACAACTCTTGTGCAAACAAAATAACGAAGGCAGCTTCAATCAAATAAAACAGCTACTATGGTGCCAGTACCATTTGTTAATTGGGGGCGACAGCTCCGCCATTGAACAGCATAATACGAAAGGACAAGTAATGACACAAGATAGTGCTGTTGCCCTCGGAAAATTCCTGATCAATTCGCACTACGGAGATAGGAATCCTCTCAGTGTTTCTGGGAATAAGACCAATCTGAAGCAAACTCTTGATAGCATTATTCAGGTTGTTGGAGATGTGGATATTTCCGCTAACTATATCTTAAGTCGAAACgagttttttcttgagcagtACTTGAAATCGGTGATAACAGCAAACACTTTCCGCAAAGCATATGCTGGAAAATTGTCCCTTCAGCTCGTGAAGCCAAATGATAAGTTACAGGGCGTCGCTGACTTGGGTCTCTTTTTCGTAGCAAGCATTCAGGCCTTAAACCTTTATAAAGCGCGAAAAAAAGCAACACAAGCGCGACCATCTGAACTTGATTCGGTGATTTCCACACTTAAAACTGATATACTATACAACACCGAACGATTTGAGAGCTGGATGCTGTTAGGAAAATGCTACTCCTATATTGTGGAAGATGACCTTATCTGGACGTCAGACAAGCTGGCTACGAGCGAGAAAAGAAAAGGGACGACTTCTATTCAAAGGAAAGCTATTTTGTGTTATCTTATGGCACTTGGGCTTGCAATGCGCTCTAAAGGCAAATTTCCCACAAGCTCTCAAGTTTCGGACTATCAAGAtatcttgaaagaactgTTCGAGACGCTTTCTGAGGAAATCTTGAATGGCTATTTGAAACCAATGGAAGCgtcttgttttcaatgGGAACCCCCCACTTCAGTCAAACTCACAGTTGAAGGGGAGTTGGCTGCTGCTCAGTTTTATGCTACACAAACTGTAAGCGATTTTAATATTCAGCAGGCGATTCTCACTGGGTTCTCAAAAGCTATTAAAATTGAAGCCAGCCACTTAGCTTCGAAAAACAGaccaaaaaactggaaaaaccTTTACTATACTGCCAAAATAATATTCAAAAGGTGTGCAGAAGAGTACAAAACTGATGGGCTGAATATTCTTTTACAAGCATGCTCAGTATGTGACGACGCCACAAGCAGCAAGGAACTGATATTGGAGCCGCATTACTTTCTTACAGTTTCATGCTTCAAGTTGGTCAAGGGTGGATTTATGACTCCGCAGCAAGCTCTGCTTTCACTACAAAAGAACAACTCgatttttcagaaagacGATGATTTCTGGTTATTAACCTCCGCTGAAGCTTCCGAGGAAGCAAGGCATAATTTTTGTTGTAAAATCGTTGCATTACTGAGGGCTTTGATTGCAATGGACAAAATGAAGTGGCACCACAGACCACGTTACCGTATCGCACGTATTTTATATGAAGAGATGCACGACTTAGATGGTGCTATTTCAGAGATGGATGAattaatgtttttgaaaagctccaACAAAAGCTTAGTCAACATCTGGAAACCAAAGTATGAACGCCCTGGAAAACACTTCATTTACACCTTCCAGTATGTTATCTTCTACCTAGATTTGTTATTCTGCCGCAACGATTACTCAAGCATTGCACTCGTCGCGAAGAAGCTTAAGAGGTTTGGGCCGGGGATGGTGAATGTAGCTACCGCTGCTGACAGGGCTATGCGATTGTTCTGTCAATCAGTGCAAGACACCTTTGGTGTCAATGAGAAGCTTGCTTTGGACAAGACGCTACCCTCTCTTAACTACCAGCAGTTTCTCAGATATAGTGATCTGCTCTTTCAATCCTTTGACAAAACCAAGTACGATTCAAAAGTGCTGGACACTTTAGTGCATGCATTGCAGCTTAAGAAAGGAAACAATGGCTATGATGGCATATGTTTGGCGTTGTATTTCACATTCATATATCTGCCTTGGGCATCGCAGAAGGAAGTGCAGGATAAATCACAGACTTCAGACCCAAACATGAATAACAAAGCCATCGAACCAACTCAGGAGCCCCCCAATGGACTTGTTAAGGGAAAAGCCAGTACGAATCGCAAGAGAGTGAGTAAGAAAGATGCATTCGATAAGATTAGTGCCTTGGTAGAGAAGAgaatcacgtga
- the IPA1 gene encoding putative polyadenylation protein (similar to uniprot|P47172 Saccharomyces cerevisiae YJR141W Protein required for cell viability), whose product MKFLAEYLPRIRTVVITIESPKEVHVKGLEPESVELANDQGARYVIELPHRVVIDSSQNSFQSYKDYKTLRLRAVEDKGDRDLYKNRSLNFMMQVVPQRWMKRDLLGEEFQLRCKDCESCVLAKKDCVQINEMPSEFWAELMDYWHCHKPASSDGMRVDRYAKLSPLPGELLVGNSFFLISSSWPGNQLSFEGDNTACSKCSSVLGCLSTDNLYKINKWNLGLVRNGRKEVYPPEHFVISALLDLLNADGARKIKLKCQDSSQHLLLWIFAVGLQVTLPLGNRVSNCMKVYYKEEKVDESAINASKVQNIEELAVPAIAFSSFIEKLKTAHQQLPAVVKKMDNWSLGFVEYS is encoded by the coding sequence ATGAAGTTCCTCGCCGAGTACTTACCAAGAATCAGAACTGTTGTTATTACTATTGAGAGTCCAAAAGAAGTTCATGTAAAAGGCTTGGAACCAGAGAGTGTTGAGCTCGCAAATGACCAAGGCGCTCGATACGTTATAGAGCTGCCCCACCGAGTAGTAATCGATAGTTCGCAGAATAGTTTTCAGTCTTACAAAGACTATAAGACCCTCCGGCTTAGGGCTGTTGAAGACAAAGGTGATCGTGATCTCTACAAAAATCGTTCGTTGAATTTTATGATGCAGGTCGTTCCTCAGAGATGGATGAAAAGAGACCTATTAGGCGAAGAATTCCAGCTACGATGCAAAGATTGCGAAAGCTGCGTGCTTGCCAAAAAGGATTGTGTTCAAATAAACGAAATGCCTTCTGAGTTTTGGGCCGAGCTTATGGATTACTGGCATTGTCACAAACCAGCAAGTAGTGACGGTATGAGAGTAGATCGATATGCCAAACTATCTCCATTACCTGGAGAGCTGCTGGTTGGTAACTCGTTTTTTCTTAtaagcagcagctggccaGGTAACCAGCTTTCGTTTGAAGGCGACAACACGGCGTGTTCGAAGTGCTCCTCAGTCTTAGGGTGTCTATCGACTGATAATCTTTACAAAATCAACAAATGGAATCTTGGCTTGGTGAGAAACGGTAGAAAAGAGGTATACCCACCCGAGCATTTTGTAATATCTGCGCTCTTGGACTTGTTGAATGCCGATGGAGCTCGAAAGATTAAGCTAAAATGCCAGGATTCTTCACAGCATTTGCTTCTCTGGATATTTGCCGTCGGACTTCAAGTTACGCTGCCATTAGGAAACAGAGTTTCGAACTGTATGAAAGTGTACTATAAAGAGGAAAAGGTAGACGAGTCTGCAATAAATGCATCAAAGGTTCAAAATATAGAGGAACTTGCCGTGCCTGCCATTGCGTTCTCAAGtttcattgaaaagctgaaaacAGCACATCAGCAATTACCTGCAGTAGTAAAAAAGATGGACAATTGGAGCTTaggttttgttgaataCTCATAG
- the HOM6 gene encoding homoserine dehydrogenase (highly similar to uniprot|P31116 Saccharomyces cerevisiae YJR139C HOM6 Homoserine dehydrogenase): protein MASKSVNLAVIGAGVVGSSFLKQVSGVKSNISYNLILIATSDNFLISRDYKPLSLSTWESDLTSSKDSPLPLEGILEYLKKSSSPVIFVDNTSNQTIAEFYPQLVQNGISIATPNKKGFSSDLSLWNKIFQEGPNAGLVYHEATVGAGLPIIGPLRDMVQTGDKIVKIEGIFSGSLSFILNEFSTISGNDSKFSDIVKVAKNLGYTEPDPRDDLNGLDVARKVTILARIAGFKVESPSSFPVKSLIPKPLESVASGKEYLEKLPAYDHEMDELKKEAAAENKVLRFVGKVDFPNNTVSVAMEKYDFSHPFASLKGSDNVISIQTERYTQPVIVQGAGAGSEVTAAGVLADVFRIAERI from the exons ATGGCTTCTAAAAGTGTGAATTTGGCCGTTATCG GCGCTGGTGTCGTCGGatccagttttttgaaacaagTGAGCGGAGTTAAGTCCAACATCTCCTACAATTTGATCCTGATTGCTACCTCCGATAATTTCTTAATCTCGAGGGATTACAAACCATTGAGTCTGTCCACCTGGGAGTCGGATCTCACCAGCAGCAAAGACTCACCACTGCCATTGGAAGGCATCTTAGAatacttgaagaaatcctCATCTCCTGTGATTTTCGTTGACAACACCTCAAACCAAACAATCGCGGAGTTTTACCCACAACTTGTTCAAAACGGAATTTCTATCGCAACaccaaacaaaaaagggTTCTCCTCAGATCTTTCGTTGTGgaacaaaattttccaagaaggCCCTAACGCCGGTCTTGTCTACCACGAAGCCACCGTTGGTGCTGGCTTACCAATCATTGGTCCTTTGAGGGACATGGTTCAAACTGGAGACAAAATTGTTAAGATTGAAGGCATCTTCTCCGGTTCTCTGtctttcattttgaatGAGTTCTCTACGATTTCTGGTAACGACTCTAAGTTCTCCGACATTGTGAAGGTCGCCAAAAACCTAGGCTACACCGAACCTGATCCAAGAGATGACTTGAACGGTTTGGATGTTGCAAGAAAAGTCACTATTTTGGCGCGTATTGCAGGTTTTAAAGTCGAGTCACCATCGTCCTTCCCTGTGAAATCATTGATTCCAAAGCCTCTGGAATCTGTTGCTTCAGGGAAAGAATACCTAGAGAAGCTGCCTGCTTACGACCACGAAATggatgagctgaagaaggagGCTGCGGCCGAAAACAAGGTTCTTAGATTTGTTGGTAAGGTTGATTTCCCTAACAACACTGTTTCTGTGGCCATGGAGAAGTATGATTTCTCCCATCCATTTGCTTCCCTGAAGGGCTCTGATAACGTTATCTCCATCCAAACTGAGCGTTACACCCAACCAGTTATTGTCCAGGGTGCTGGTGCTGGCTCTGAGGTTACTGCGGCCGGTGTATTGGCCGACGTTTTCAGAATTGCGGAACGGATTTAA
- the PPX1 gene encoding exopolyphosphatase (similar to uniprot|P38698 Saccharomyces cerevisiae YHR201C PPX1 Exopolyphosphatase hydrolyzes inorganic polyphosphate (poly P) into Pi residues located in the cytosol plasma membrane and mitochondrial matrix), translating to MGEGVLAFLKFLKTSHLVGLQEKSCLRIVCGNESADLDSVVCAITYAYLSYIKDPSKPVLPVVNIMKQDLELRRDIVWVLQQRNIPHSLLYFQEDLRELKRKLNCKVDAILVDHNDQQSVARKLVDSVIGIIDHHEDLGLHRQIKDGPRIITKAGSCSSLVSNYWFDTQKIKQNNVGKDAALLSVGALLTDTSNMSHRVERPDLVACERYKAELDDFDFDKYFQSIRQAKEDITGLLLRDVLRKDYKEFEFLSSQKKSIRCGMASVVKPLGWIIEQYSADGFATACNNFLDERSLDILLILTSWTEEGEFRRELAFYAKTSENIQISLKVASKVQGSLSLEALPAKMALADSKFLFYNQLNTNASRKQVVPHTQAAIQSL from the coding sequence ATGGGTGAGGGGGTTCtggcttttttgaaatttctGAAAACTTCCCATCTGGTAGGATTACAGGAGAAGTCATGTCTGCGAATCGTTTGCGGAAATGAGTCCGCAGACCTGGACTCTGTTGTCTGCGCGATCACGTACGCTTACCTTAGCTACATAAAGGACCCGAGCAAGCCCGTTTTACCGGTCGTGAATATTATGAAACAAGACCTAGAACTAAGGAGAGATATCGTTTGGGTTTTGCAGCAGCGAAATATTCCGCATTCATTGCTATACTTTCAGGAAGATCTTCGCGaattgaaaagaaagctAAATTGTAAAGTTGATGCAATTCTTGTTGATCATAATGACCAGCAATCAGTAGCAAGGAAACTGGTGGACTCGGTAATTGGGATTATTGACCACCATGAAGACCTGGGGTTACATCGCCAAATCAAAGACGGGCCAAGGATAATAACAAAGGCTGGCAGCTGCTCATCGTTAGTTTCTAATTACTGGTTTGACACCCAAAAAATAAAGCAAAATAACGTAGGGAAAGACGCAGCTCTCTTATCTGTGGGTGCTCTTCTCACTGACACTTCGAATATGTCTCACAGAGTTGAAAGACCAGATTTAGTTGCGTGCGAACGATACAAAGCCGAATTAGATGACTTCGATTTCGATAAATATTTCCAAAGCATTCGTCAGGCGAAAGAAGACATTACAGGACTTTTGTTAAGAGACGTTTTGCGTAAGGATTACAAGGAGTTTGAATTTTTGTCCTCTCAGAAAAAGAGTATAAGATGTGGTATGGCATCGGTAGTTAAGCCCCTAGGATGGATTATTGAACAGTACTCAGCCGATGGTTTTGCTACTGCATGTAATAATTTTCTTGACGAAAGATCACTGGATATTTTATTGATACTTACTAGCTGGACTGAGGAAGGGGAGTTCCGCCGCGAACTTGCGTTTTACGCCAAGACATCCGAAAACATTCAAATTTCCCTCAAAGTGGCCAGCAAAGTTCAAGGAAGTTTAAGTTTGGAAGCTCTTCCGGCAAAAATGGCGCTTGCAGATTCGAAGTTCTTATTTTACAACCAATTGAATACCAACGCTAGTAGAAAACAAGTGGTGCCACACACACAAGCAGCAATACAAAGTCTATGA